The Natronobacterium texcoconense genome includes the window CGGTCGACGTCATCCACGAGCAGAACCTGCTCGAAAACGCCCGTACTCGAGGTGAACAACTGCGCAGCCGGCTCGAGGACGCCGTCGAGGACCGGTCGGAACTCGTCGACGTTCGCGGCCGCGGACTCATGCTCGCCGTCGAGTTCGACACCAAAGATCGGCGCGAGGCGGTCGTCGAAGCCGCGTTCGAGCGCGGACTGCTCACGCTGGGCTGTGGGCACAAGACGCTGCGCCTGCTGCCACCGCTCGACGTCACCGAACGCGAGATCGATCTCGCGCTCGAAGTGCTGCTCGAGGCGATCGACGACGTGACGTCGGCGTAGTCGCGACCGACTACGAGGGATTGCGGTCGCCTGCGCGAAAACTGCTGTTTTTCGAGACGGATTGGGAACGCACTCCTGTGGCACATCGAGCAGATGTGTGAACGGTTATCCTCCATTTGATGGGCCAGTAAAATGAAATAGCGTGCATTAGATACTGGTTCCATGGTCTCCGGCGTGGCGTTGCCCGCCTTCGTTTCCGACGCAGGTACCCGTCGATCCGATTCGCCAGTTCCCGATCCGGCAGTCGGGACGGAAGTCGGCCTGAGAACCAGGCGAAGGGGAATCGCCACGGCTAATCGCGACGTGCGACTCCGGTATTCTATCTGAGTCGTCTCCCGGAGCAATCACACAATCATGACGAAATCGAATACGACCTTCCTGACGGACGAGAAGCGACGAGAAATCGACGGCAGCGAGCTCCTCGACGACCTCGAGATCGACGACGACGAGATCGGGTTCCGGAAACGACTCGCCCAGTTCGACGAAGCGGATGCGAACCGGCTGGCCGAGATGGAACCGATCTTCGACGACCTCGAGGACGACGCGGTCGAGTCGTTCTACGACCACCTGCAGTCTCATCCGGAGACGAACGCTATCTTCGATCGCTCCTCGCGGTCGATAGACGAACTCGAGGGACTCCAGGCACAGTACCTGCGTGGACTGGGGCGTGGAACGTACGATCGATCGTACTTCGAGAGTCGAGCCCGGATCGGGAAAGTCCACGAGTTGATCGACCTCGAGCCGAAGATCTACCTCGGATCGTACGCGCTGTACTACGAACACATCCTGGACGGGATCGCGTCGTCGGCCGTCGAACGCGCTCTCGATCGACACGACGGTGAGGACACCGAAGATACCGAAGTCAGCCGGGAGACGCTCGAGACCGAACTCGAGGCGGTTTCGGCCGAGATCGAAGAACGAACGCTCTCGGTGCTGAAACTGCTACTACTGGATCAGCAGGTCGCGATCGACACCTACATTCGATCCTACAGCGAGATCGAGGAGGAGATCGAACGTCAGCAACGCGTCGCCGACGAGGTCGAGCAGTCGGTCGAGCAGCTAGAGTCGAACAGCTCTGCCGTCGAGGAGAGCACCGAGGAGATAACCGACATCACGAACGAGCAGGTCGATGCCATCGAGGAAGTGGCACGGGAGGTGTCGGATCTCTCGGCGACGGTCGAAGAGATCGCGGCGAGTGCCGAAGAGGTCAACGCGACCAGCGAGGAAGCCGAAGAAATTTCGGAGACGGCCGCCGAAGCCGCCGAAGACGCGATCGAAGAGATCGAAGACGTCGAGGCGGCGACGACCGAGGTCTCGGACGACATCGACCAGTTGCGAGACAGCGTCGACGAAATCGACGAACTCGTCGCGGTCATCGACGACATCGCCACGCAGACGAACCTGCTGGCGTTGAACGCTGCCATCGAAGCCGCCAACGCCGGGAGTTCGGGCGACGGGTTCGCGGTCGTCGCGAACGAGGTCAAGTCGCTGGCCGAAGACTCCCAGGAACAGGCGGAGTCGATCAAGAAGACGATCGATCGCATCCAGGAGAACACGACGG containing:
- a CDS encoding globin-coupled sensor protein, whose translation is MTKSNTTFLTDEKRREIDGSELLDDLEIDDDEIGFRKRLAQFDEADANRLAEMEPIFDDLEDDAVESFYDHLQSHPETNAIFDRSSRSIDELEGLQAQYLRGLGRGTYDRSYFESRARIGKVHELIDLEPKIYLGSYALYYEHILDGIASSAVERALDRHDGEDTEDTEVSRETLETELEAVSAEIEERTLSVLKLLLLDQQVAIDTYIRSYSEIEEEIERQQRVADEVEQSVEQLESNSSAVEESTEEITDITNEQVDAIEEVAREVSDLSATVEEIAASAEEVNATSEEAEEISETAAEAAEDAIEEIEDVEAATTEVSDDIDQLRDSVDEIDELVAVIDDIATQTNLLALNAAIEAANAGSSGDGFAVVANEVKSLAEDSQEQAESIKKTIDRIQENTTETTESIEVANDRVSRAVDEVHRTVDGLGRITDAVGEVSSGIETVADATDDQAASTEEVASMIDRIADDARDIADEMEDVASAISEQSDRTEEIESSVARLTDDK